In bacterium, one DNA window encodes the following:
- a CDS encoding T9SS type A sorting domain-containing protein — protein MTTFTPSSIWKRKALAFLPMMLLTALLIGLPTASQAQVSSFPYTESFESGSGVWSTGGGTYSMWTRDSGGTSSSNTGPTTGHNGNYYYYTETSSSGNGAYDYLTANFNFSSLSLPVFSFWYHMYGQYMGTLEVQVNGGSGWTTVWSRTGNQQASQTSPYMQAVICLTGYANNSSVSIRFKGTDDQSFTSDMAVDYIQVYQGSNLSYTSSTSEQPNLGPASPGATNLEMLRLKVTMSGDCASPTPYQFTFNTNGTTNVGDIVNAKLFYTGNDPNFSASNQVGSTVSAPPAAPSTFSFSGNISASGGDNYFWLVYDASASAPTGNYIDAECVNFQINSTTYTPSVTAPAGSRMFMAPLSGNYTINPSGSGNTNFPSFGDAIAALDLLGVQGPVHFSVAAATYNEQLILSPIAGASSVNTITFDGGTGNAASRIITASVGQYRAVVEMDGVDYVQFRNLTVNSTNSSNGYGFRFTSSADHNEISDCVINLPSNTTSSYHIGICATSTSSYSSYGDWGDYNLIKDNTINSGYYGIRWNGYNSSSTTYSRNNKFIGNTVQDFYYYGMYLYYSTEIVVTDNYVKQRDSGTHTTSSGYGIYVYYPCNGPIVANNYAEAHYNPMRVYRINNSTTSTANRGKVYNNMLVGIGTSTLYGLYVSYAEYADIAYNSVNLKNTTGTCYALYEYGQSSTSYDVHIVNNFISYTGNGTVYMIYNYYYESQAQFDYNAFWHDGSGTEYWRWDGTTYSSFNAMNSAWPNHHNNSVVGEPYYYSDTDLHSYSHVGYQAGTPFPGITTDYDGEARDPLTPCIGADEYPAPPPEYDIAVQKVILNYASNKWARIEGMASHPVTMLVENVGLKDNPTTIDVGYGTMPMNNIGDADFSESFNPNWMGSLGVVEFSQELTGLAPSPSFTLYGHAFWGNDQVSINDEGMTTQEVFIEKVHGFEDFNDFDVPYFSYMNGVLDLDWTIIDNNGGDMPMTAAGVGVGGSAAIYMNGGSNEADEWIITPAAELNPAASYRIGFVFDNMQNVPVSIEVAYGSAPNPGSMTTFATFSNVGNGTFTAKDLWLAAGEAGDPYFNTPANGGGMTYIGIHVVTAASGYEWSMDNIKLDDNPSPPPKIGYALPGSPIEDFVNDDSDPIVVTATYKQPGKINKTFQVATTTNIYGENGDMLWDVETADKWISITKESPDPTLMGYNFTPPRPRQFQTFTLTVDPSGLAPGVHMGSITFYAILFNEDFPPPNKGLVATNQPLVVPVELRIVDGSGQGSGKSSFTATLPGPFTVAGSPYKFVDNQTNDPVGTLSVTAGQIDALTIHCYPNQLPQNLARMLYVKRYWVFEAAGSGWMADFTFPYADHEASMIFDRNQLRGVRQEQTMGAWEMPIAGTTSSSDPLHNEVTVMGLDENNIIGNIALAHPYFMFERSGDGTVPQSFGLLQNYPNPFNPSTSIAYNVPEASHVRIAVYNSLGMEVAVLVDETVAAGRYEASFDASKLSSGTYIYRMTAGDFTQTRSMTLSK, from the coding sequence ATGACTACCTTTACTCCTTCCAGCATCTGGAAGAGGAAAGCACTGGCTTTCCTCCCAATGATGCTGCTTACGGCACTGCTTATCGGCCTTCCGACGGCGAGCCAGGCTCAGGTGAGCAGCTTCCCTTACACGGAGAGCTTTGAGAGCGGTTCGGGAGTATGGTCCACCGGTGGCGGCACATACAGCATGTGGACGCGTGACAGCGGTGGAACATCTTCTTCGAACACCGGTCCGACGACCGGACATAACGGAAACTACTATTATTACACGGAAACAAGTTCTTCAGGCAACGGAGCCTATGATTATCTGACGGCCAATTTCAACTTCAGCTCGCTGTCACTCCCTGTCTTTTCTTTCTGGTATCACATGTACGGGCAGTATATGGGAACGCTCGAGGTGCAGGTGAATGGTGGAAGTGGCTGGACGACAGTCTGGTCGAGGACCGGCAACCAGCAGGCCTCCCAGACTTCTCCCTACATGCAGGCCGTGATCTGTCTGACAGGCTATGCCAACAACAGCAGTGTCAGCATTCGCTTCAAGGGAACCGATGACCAGAGCTTCACGAGCGACATGGCAGTGGATTACATCCAGGTGTATCAGGGCTCAAATCTCAGTTACACCTCGTCCACATCGGAGCAGCCAAATCTTGGCCCTGCCTCCCCTGGCGCCACCAACCTGGAGATGCTGCGTCTGAAGGTGACAATGAGCGGTGACTGTGCAAGTCCCACGCCATACCAGTTCACCTTCAATACAAACGGTACGACGAATGTCGGCGATATTGTCAATGCCAAACTCTTTTACACCGGGAACGACCCCAACTTTTCTGCCTCCAATCAGGTTGGCAGTACGGTCTCCGCACCTCCGGCAGCACCGTCGACCTTCTCGTTCAGCGGGAACATTTCCGCTTCCGGAGGCGATAATTATTTCTGGCTGGTGTATGATGCAAGCGCATCCGCGCCGACCGGAAATTACATCGACGCGGAATGCGTGAATTTCCAGATTAATTCGACGACATACACCCCGAGTGTGACGGCGCCTGCAGGATCCCGCATGTTCATGGCGCCGCTGTCTGGAAACTACACCATCAATCCTTCCGGCAGTGGAAACACGAACTTCCCGTCCTTCGGTGATGCCATCGCGGCTCTGGATCTTCTTGGTGTGCAGGGGCCCGTGCATTTCTCCGTCGCTGCAGCGACGTACAATGAGCAGCTGATCCTTTCCCCGATTGCAGGTGCAAGCTCGGTGAACACCATCACTTTTGACGGTGGCACAGGAAATGCCGCATCCCGCATCATCACCGCCAGCGTTGGTCAGTACAGGGCGGTCGTCGAAATGGACGGTGTTGATTATGTCCAGTTCCGCAACCTGACCGTGAACTCCACGAATTCATCCAACGGATATGGCTTCCGCTTCACCAGTTCCGCCGATCATAACGAGATCAGCGACTGCGTGATCAATCTGCCCTCGAATACGACGAGTTCGTATCACATCGGTATCTGCGCAACGTCGACGAGCAGCTACAGCTCCTACGGCGACTGGGGTGATTACAACCTGATCAAGGACAATACCATCAACAGCGGGTACTACGGGATTCGCTGGAACGGATATAATTCCAGTTCCACCACGTACAGCCGGAACAACAAGTTCATCGGCAACACCGTGCAGGATTTCTATTACTACGGAATGTACCTGTACTACTCGACCGAAATCGTTGTTACGGACAATTATGTCAAGCAGCGTGACAGTGGTACGCATACCACCTCCAGCGGTTATGGCATCTACGTCTATTATCCCTGCAACGGTCCAATCGTTGCCAATAACTATGCCGAGGCGCATTACAATCCCATGCGTGTGTATCGCATCAACAACAGTACGACAAGCACCGCCAACCGCGGTAAAGTGTACAACAACATGCTCGTCGGTATCGGTACATCCACGCTGTACGGTCTGTATGTCAGCTATGCCGAGTATGCGGATATCGCGTACAACTCGGTGAATCTCAAAAATACGACAGGAACCTGCTACGCACTCTACGAGTACGGGCAGTCCTCAACCAGCTACGATGTACACATCGTCAACAACTTCATCTCCTACACCGGCAACGGTACGGTGTACATGATTTACAATTACTATTATGAGAGCCAGGCACAGTTCGACTACAACGCGTTCTGGCATGACGGCAGCGGTACCGAATACTGGCGCTGGGACGGTACGACGTACTCCAGCTTCAACGCGATGAACTCCGCATGGCCGAATCACCACAACAACAGTGTCGTGGGTGAGCCCTATTACTATAGTGACACGGATCTGCACTCTTACTCCCATGTCGGGTATCAGGCGGGAACACCGTTCCCGGGCATTACCACTGACTATGACGGTGAGGCACGTGATCCGCTGACGCCGTGCATTGGTGCGGACGAATATCCCGCACCTCCGCCGGAGTACGACATCGCCGTGCAGAAGGTGATCCTCAACTATGCATCCAACAAATGGGCGCGCATTGAAGGAATGGCTTCGCATCCGGTCACCATGCTCGTTGAGAACGTCGGACTCAAGGACAATCCGACAACCATCGACGTGGGCTACGGCACCATGCCGATGAACAACATCGGAGATGCGGACTTCTCCGAGTCCTTCAATCCGAACTGGATGGGCAGTCTCGGTGTGGTCGAGTTCAGCCAGGAACTCACAGGCCTGGCTCCGAGTCCGTCCTTCACCCTCTACGGCCACGCCTTCTGGGGCAACGATCAGGTGTCCATCAACGATGAAGGCATGACGACGCAGGAAGTGTTTATCGAGAAAGTCCACGGCTTTGAAGATTTCAACGACTTCGACGTGCCATACTTCTCGTACATGAACGGCGTGCTCGATCTGGACTGGACCATCATCGACAACAATGGCGGCGACATGCCGATGACCGCAGCCGGTGTCGGTGTGGGCGGCAGTGCAGCCATCTACATGAATGGCGGATCGAATGAAGCAGACGAGTGGATCATCACTCCCGCCGCCGAACTGAACCCCGCCGCCAGTTACCGTATCGGCTTCGTGTTCGACAACATGCAAAACGTGCCTGTCAGCATTGAAGTCGCCTACGGCAGCGCACCGAATCCGGGCAGCATGACCACGTTCGCCACGTTCTCGAACGTCGGCAACGGCACCTTCACGGCGAAGGACCTCTGGCTCGCCGCCGGTGAGGCTGGAGACCCGTACTTCAACACGCCGGCCAACGGTGGTGGCATGACGTACATCGGTATTCATGTCGTGACCGCGGCCAGCGGCTACGAGTGGTCGATGGACAACATCAAACTCGACGACAATCCCTCGCCGCCGCCCAAAATCGGGTACGCGCTGCCGGGTTCGCCGATCGAGGATTTCGTCAATGATGACAGTGATCCCATCGTCGTGACCGCGACGTACAAGCAGCCGGGCAAGATCAACAAGACCTTCCAGGTTGCCACGACGACGAATATTTATGGCGAAAACGGCGACATGCTCTGGGATGTGGAAACTGCCGACAAGTGGATCAGCATCACGAAGGAGTCGCCGGATCCGACGCTGATGGGCTACAACTTCACGCCGCCGCGTCCGCGTCAGTTCCAGACCTTCACGCTGACGGTGGATCCTTCGGGACTCGCTCCGGGCGTGCACATGGGCTCGATCACGTTCTACGCGATCCTGTTCAATGAAGACTTCCCGCCGCCCAACAAGGGCCTGGTGGCGACGAATCAGCCGTTGGTCGTTCCCGTCGAACTGCGCATCGTCGATGGCAGCGGACAGGGTTCGGGCAAGTCCAGTTTCACCGCGACCCTTCCCGGTCCCTTCACCGTGGCCGGCAGTCCCTACAAGTTCGTCGACAATCAGACCAACGACCCCGTCGGTACGCTGAGCGTGACCGCGGGTCAGATCGACGCCCTGACCATTCACTGCTATCCGAATCAGCTCCCGCAGAACCTTGCGCGCATGCTGTATGTGAAGCGCTACTGGGTCTTCGAAGCGGCAGGCAGCGGCTGGATGGCTGACTTCACCTTCCCGTATGCGGATCATGAAGCCTCGATGATTTTCGATCGCAACCAGCTGCGCGGCGTACGCCAGGAGCAGACCATGGGCGCCTGGGAAATGCCGATTGCCGGCACGACCTCGTCCTCCGATCCTCTGCACAACGAGGTGACGGTGATGGGTCTCGACGAAAACAACATCATCGGCAACATCGCGCTCGCGCATCCATACTTCATGTTCGAGCGTTCGGGTGACGGCACGGTGCCGCAGAGCTTCGGTCTCCTGCAGAACTACCCGAACCCGTTCAATCCCTCCACCTCCATCGCCTACAACGTGCCCGAGGCAAGTCACGTGCGCATTGCCGTGTACAACAGCCTTGGTATGGAAGTGGCGGTTCTGGTCGATGAAACGGTCGCAGCGGGACGCTACGAAGCATCGTTCGATGCCTCGAAGC